From one Luteipulveratus mongoliensis genomic stretch:
- a CDS encoding ABC transporter family substrate-binding protein, translated as MTRPKITYAVALSAALAVALTSCSSDSDAGGKSSTGAAAASPKAASAATDYNPQPYANLKDGGSYTTGGSFNGDDTQGNRWNVNASLTGSRIWAWYNPVAITFSPAGEVQINKDYFTSATTKNVGTKQQLTITINPKAVYNDGTPIDWRSIQATWQVNSGKNKDLQIGGTQGFDQIESVVRGASAKQAVVTFKQPYAAWPGLFTSFINPKAATVANFNNAYSNKLQPSWGAGPFTVQSYDPNSKKIVFVRNPKWWGRKGKLDKRIYLDFAKSSAGINAFKNGQIDYTSLSTPEDINQVKGRSGTQLRKGGSPFEYYLFLNGKSPVLSDIVVRKALLGSVNRAEIAKIEFNGLDYSEPLPGSSVYYSFQKGYEDNVSKVLTFDPAQAGKDLDAAGWKPGKDGIREKGGKQLVVEYAVFDPEPIDKAVAGSLTAALKKVGIKVNLKVLPGEQWASTINQNKFDLVLSGNRSLDPYGVTGLGTFYGSSNDSNITRIGNAGIDKEIAAVSKISDPVAQQKQANAVEQKALKLYGVLPLFSGPSTYSVKKGLANVGASIFLSPLPETVGWQR; from the coding sequence ATGACCCGACCCAAGATCACGTACGCCGTTGCCCTGAGTGCGGCTCTCGCCGTCGCTCTCACGAGCTGCTCGAGCGACTCCGACGCAGGGGGCAAGAGCTCGACCGGCGCGGCGGCCGCGAGCCCGAAGGCAGCGAGCGCGGCCACGGACTACAACCCTCAGCCGTACGCGAACCTCAAGGACGGTGGGTCGTACACCACGGGCGGTTCGTTCAATGGTGACGACACCCAGGGCAACCGCTGGAACGTCAACGCCTCGCTGACCGGATCCCGGATCTGGGCCTGGTACAACCCCGTCGCGATCACGTTCTCGCCGGCCGGTGAGGTCCAGATCAACAAGGACTACTTCACCAGCGCCACCACCAAGAACGTCGGCACCAAGCAGCAGCTGACGATCACGATCAACCCGAAGGCCGTCTACAACGACGGCACGCCGATCGACTGGCGCTCGATCCAGGCCACCTGGCAGGTCAACAGCGGCAAGAACAAGGATCTCCAGATCGGCGGCACCCAGGGCTTCGACCAGATCGAGTCGGTCGTCCGGGGCGCGAGTGCCAAGCAGGCGGTCGTCACGTTCAAGCAGCCGTACGCCGCGTGGCCGGGGCTCTTCACGTCGTTCATCAACCCCAAGGCCGCGACGGTCGCGAACTTCAACAACGCCTACTCCAACAAGCTGCAGCCGTCCTGGGGCGCGGGGCCGTTCACCGTGCAGAGCTACGACCCCAACAGCAAGAAGATCGTGTTCGTCCGCAACCCGAAGTGGTGGGGCCGCAAGGGCAAGCTCGACAAGCGCATCTATCTCGACTTCGCCAAGAGCTCGGCCGGGATCAACGCCTTCAAGAACGGTCAGATCGACTACACGTCGCTGAGCACGCCGGAGGACATCAACCAGGTCAAGGGCCGGTCGGGCACCCAGCTGCGCAAGGGCGGCAGTCCGTTCGAGTACTACCTGTTCCTCAACGGCAAGTCGCCGGTGCTGTCCGACATCGTCGTACGCAAGGCCCTGCTCGGCTCCGTCAACCGCGCCGAGATCGCCAAGATCGAGTTCAACGGCCTGGACTACTCCGAGCCGCTGCCCGGCTCGTCGGTCTACTACAGCTTCCAGAAGGGCTACGAGGACAACGTCTCCAAGGTCCTGACGTTCGATCCGGCGCAGGCCGGCAAGGATCTCGACGCGGCAGGCTGGAAGCCCGGCAAGGACGGCATCCGAGAGAAGGGCGGCAAACAGCTCGTCGTCGAGTACGCCGTGTTCGACCCGGAGCCGATCGACAAGGCCGTGGCCGGATCTTTGACGGCCGCGCTCAAGAAGGTCGGGATCAAGGTCAACCTCAAGGTGCTGCCGGGCGAGCAGTGGGCCTCGACCATCAACCAGAACAAGTTCGACCTGGTCCTGTCCGGCAACCGCTCCCTCGACCCGTACGGGGTGACCGGGCTCGGCACGTTCTACGGCAGCTCCAATGACAGCAACATCACGCGGATCGGCAACGCCGGGATCGACAAGGAGATCGCGGCCGTCAGCAAGATCTCCGACCCGGTCGCACAGCAGAAGCAGGCCAATGCGGTCGAGCAGAAGGCACTCAAGCTCTACGGAGTGCTGCCGTTGTTCAGCGGCCCGTCGACCTACAGCGTCAAGAAGGGCCTGGCCAACGTCGGCGCGTCGATCTTCCTCAGCCCGCTGCCGGAGA